In one window of Fictibacillus phosphorivorans DNA:
- a CDS encoding DUF2584 family protein: protein MPMTMQANLVTTGREKRLEGNVFEVSLDGYMLFILDHPVPVQKKENSSPVGKAVIKELTWKEDTTHLVYELIDLHSVN, encoded by the coding sequence ATGCCAATGACGATGCAAGCTAACTTAGTGACGACTGGAAGAGAAAAACGTTTAGAAGGAAATGTATTTGAAGTTTCATTAGACGGCTATATGCTCTTCATCTTAGATCATCCTGTACCTGTGCAAAAAAAAGAAAACAGCTCTCCAGTTGGAAAAGCTGTAATTAAAGAATTAACGTGGAAAGAAGATACCACCCATTTAGTTTATGAACTAATCGATCTGCATAGCGTGAACTAA
- a CDS encoding VanZ family protein has protein sequence MKRFLLYGLPVFLWMGMIFYASSQPYEKQDLRPTLSSNLNLNTVENLFSSISFHYAGDEISIEALGAAHFLEFFIRKAAHFFTYFVLGFLIYRALDRFLLNNRLTFMTSWILTILYAISDEVHQGYTPNRSPHMEDVMIDTIGGLIGIMIALFIYRKIRTKRI, from the coding sequence ATGAAACGATTTTTATTATATGGACTCCCAGTCTTCCTATGGATGGGTATGATTTTTTATGCCAGTTCTCAACCTTACGAGAAACAAGATCTTCGGCCTACACTGTCTAGTAATCTTAATTTAAATACGGTAGAGAATCTTTTTTCATCCATCTCATTTCATTACGCAGGTGACGAAATTAGTATTGAAGCTTTAGGAGCGGCACATTTTCTGGAGTTCTTTATTCGTAAAGCTGCACATTTTTTTACTTATTTTGTTTTAGGTTTCCTGATTTACCGAGCACTTGACAGGTTTTTGTTAAACAATCGTTTAACATTTATGACTTCATGGATTTTAACCATTCTGTATGCCATCTCTGACGAAGTACATCAAGGCTATACACCGAATCGTTCTCCTCATATGGAGGACGTAATGATTGATACGATAGGTGGTCTTATTGGAATCATGATAGCTCTATTCATATACAGGAAAATTCGTACAAAAAGAATTTAG
- a CDS encoding type 1 glutamine amidotransferase domain-containing protein gives MRLKGKKVLSLVHHDFEDLELWYPILRLREEGAIVELVGEKAGETYIGKYGVPADADYAFGDVNAEDYDAILVPGGWAPDKLRRFPEVIEMVQHMENNKKPIGQICHAGWVLVSAKVLDGKKVTSTPGIKDDMENAGAEWIDEPVVVDGHLVSSRRPPDLPDYMREFVAVLEKK, from the coding sequence ATGCGTTTAAAAGGTAAAAAAGTGCTTAGTCTCGTGCATCATGATTTTGAGGATTTAGAACTGTGGTATCCGATCTTGCGATTGCGTGAAGAAGGGGCAATTGTGGAACTAGTTGGAGAAAAAGCAGGAGAGACGTACATCGGAAAGTACGGTGTTCCGGCTGACGCAGATTATGCGTTTGGTGATGTGAACGCAGAGGATTACGATGCGATCTTAGTTCCGGGTGGTTGGGCGCCGGACAAGCTGCGCCGTTTTCCAGAAGTGATTGAGATGGTTCAGCATATGGAGAATAACAAAAAGCCGATCGGCCAGATCTGTCATGCGGGATGGGTTCTTGTTTCAGCAAAAGTTTTAGACGGTAAAAAAGTAACAAGTACACCTGGAATTAAGGATGATATGGAAAACGCGGGAGCTGAGTGGATTGACGAACCTGTTGTTGTCGACGGTCACCTCGTATCAAGCCGACGTCCACCAGATCTACCGGATTATATGCGTGAGTTTGTTGCGGTTTTAGAGAAAAAGTAG
- a CDS encoding C40 family peptidase, protein MKKKVMSLIIAAGVLVPSADLVHASLGDDVINTGDNFLGKPYRYGSAFGNTSSFDCSSFTSYVFSRHGITLPRTSIGQASVGTPVSKANLQKGDLVFYDTNYDGVINHAGIYAGNGKMLNAQSSGGVQFTDAFSPYYWGARYVTARRVIKETPKPTVTAASTVTNTNALTHKVKQGETLYGISKKYKTTVANIQKLNGLKSTSLRAGQVLKLKAPVATAKKPAVKKTTPAKTVTAKTYTVKAGDTLWGISKQFKVSVDHLVKLNQLKSTSISVGQKIKL, encoded by the coding sequence TTGAAAAAGAAAGTCATGTCACTCATTATAGCAGCAGGCGTTTTAGTTCCATCGGCAGATTTAGTTCACGCATCATTAGGGGATGATGTTATTAACACAGGCGATAACTTTTTAGGAAAGCCTTATCGCTATGGATCTGCATTCGGAAACACTAGTTCTTTTGATTGTTCTTCATTTACGTCTTATGTATTTTCAAGACATGGCATCACATTGCCTAGAACAAGTATCGGACAAGCTTCAGTCGGTACACCAGTATCAAAAGCAAATCTTCAAAAAGGAGATCTTGTTTTTTACGATACGAACTATGACGGTGTTATTAACCACGCTGGAATCTATGCGGGTAATGGTAAGATGCTTAACGCTCAATCATCGGGAGGTGTCCAATTTACAGATGCCTTTTCTCCATACTATTGGGGAGCACGTTATGTAACAGCAAGGCGTGTGATTAAAGAAACACCAAAGCCAACAGTAACAGCAGCTTCAACGGTGACGAATACTAACGCGCTTACGCATAAAGTGAAGCAAGGTGAGACGCTTTATGGAATAAGCAAAAAGTATAAAACGACTGTAGCAAACATTCAAAAATTAAATGGTTTAAAATCTACTTCATTGCGTGCCGGTCAGGTATTAAAACTAAAAGCACCAGTAGCTACAGCCAAAAAACCAGCAGTCAAGAAAACGACACCTGCTAAAACAGTCACTGCCAAAACGTACACAGTAAAAGCAGGTGACACACTTTGGGGAATATCGAAACAATTTAAAGTCTCTGTTGATCACCTTGTAAAACTTAATCAATTAAAGTCCACATCTATATCTGTTGGACAAAAAATAAAGTTATAA
- a CDS encoding S8 family serine peptidase → MKKFMILVLSMFSFVFLGDQVTAEKTSHVQSDEFKKLLKTEEHISNELLLTFKKAPSQEELNTLRNKFRITKVENIGLPKLYNITLEKGTSLVHTAEDLSKVFNIERAEPNFEFKTSYISKEPLFKNQWYLSKLNANRAWDQTRGENHVVVAVLDGGVQINHPDIKGKIVKPYNAVTRKTTFPPDDHATHVAGIIGASFNNTGIAGIAPNIKIMPVNVFEGEMANTADIIRGIVYAADSGADIINFSMGGYGENYPLKSAVNYARSKGVILIAAAGNDDTDERTYPATYPGVLSISSSDKADEISWFTNYGDYIDFAAPGEQIYSTVSNSKYMYMDGTSMAAPVVSGTAALMLSKNPLLSENDLRDLFIKSSTDLGDKGWDLYYGYGRINIDKAVLDTPAAIDKLTVPSTFFMKGNNYSAISFIPYNKAKVSAYVVDSNGKMVKSFVANKQGAGTKLSYNWDGKDSKGYYVASGNYRVVVKTVAGGKSFSKVSSIKVTDQIPFVLNTESSSLSFSPKLKSQPIKFNLSKQAKLTASVYNSKGQVIETLFTNRMWAPGNHYFYWSGKKNGETPYGDGTYVLKLTAQDSYNRIIKKNVNVTIDTKAPVVTVESPSVYNGTGYATSSFNNNEQGTLTAKILDSKGNAIKVLTYNKAYNAGPHIINWDGTDQQNVPAANGDYQLNLVFTDLAGNKVITNGSPIKVER, encoded by the coding sequence ATGAAAAAATTCATGATCTTAGTACTCAGTATGTTTTCATTCGTATTCTTAGGAGACCAAGTTACGGCAGAGAAAACATCACATGTGCAGTCAGATGAATTTAAGAAATTATTGAAAACAGAAGAACATATCTCAAACGAGCTTTTGCTGACTTTTAAGAAAGCTCCATCTCAAGAGGAGCTAAACACACTTCGAAATAAGTTTCGGATAACAAAAGTAGAAAACATCGGATTACCTAAGCTGTACAATATTACGTTGGAAAAAGGAACAAGTCTTGTACATACAGCAGAAGACCTATCTAAAGTATTCAATATTGAAAGAGCAGAGCCAAACTTTGAATTTAAGACCTCTTATATATCAAAAGAGCCGTTGTTTAAAAATCAGTGGTATTTAAGTAAATTGAACGCAAATCGAGCTTGGGACCAGACGAGAGGCGAGAATCATGTAGTCGTAGCAGTACTGGATGGCGGTGTTCAAATCAATCACCCTGATATAAAAGGAAAGATTGTCAAACCATACAATGCCGTTACAAGAAAAACAACGTTTCCTCCAGATGATCATGCGACGCATGTAGCGGGAATCATCGGAGCTTCTTTTAATAACACGGGTATCGCCGGGATTGCTCCAAATATTAAAATCATGCCTGTCAATGTATTCGAGGGTGAGATGGCTAATACGGCAGATATCATCCGTGGAATTGTTTATGCAGCAGATTCAGGGGCAGATATCATCAACTTCAGCATGGGAGGATATGGCGAAAATTATCCTTTAAAAAGTGCTGTGAACTATGCCCGATCAAAAGGCGTGATCTTGATCGCTGCTGCGGGTAATGATGATACAGATGAACGTACTTATCCTGCTACTTATCCAGGAGTATTAAGTATCAGTTCGAGTGATAAGGCAGACGAAATCTCATGGTTTACCAACTATGGAGATTACATTGATTTTGCGGCACCAGGAGAACAGATCTATTCTACTGTTTCAAACAGCAAATATATGTATATGGATGGCACATCGATGGCAGCGCCGGTCGTATCGGGTACTGCAGCTTTAATGCTATCAAAAAATCCATTGTTATCCGAAAACGATCTAAGAGATCTATTCATTAAATCTTCTACAGACCTTGGGGATAAAGGCTGGGATCTTTATTACGGATACGGAAGAATTAATATTGATAAGGCAGTATTAGATACACCAGCTGCCATTGATAAGCTAACGGTACCAAGTACTTTCTTTATGAAAGGAAACAACTATAGTGCCATCTCGTTTATTCCATACAATAAAGCTAAAGTATCAGCTTACGTTGTTGATTCAAATGGTAAGATGGTGAAGAGCTTTGTTGCGAACAAACAAGGTGCGGGTACGAAGTTATCTTATAATTGGGATGGTAAGGATTCGAAAGGGTATTATGTTGCGTCAGGAAATTACCGTGTAGTCGTAAAGACTGTTGCAGGAGGAAAGTCTTTTTCGAAAGTTTCTTCTATAAAAGTAACAGATCAGATTCCTTTTGTTTTGAATACTGAATCATCATCCCTTTCTTTTTCACCAAAGCTTAAATCTCAACCTATAAAATTTAACTTAAGCAAACAAGCAAAATTAACGGCAAGCGTCTATAACAGCAAAGGGCAGGTCATTGAAACACTCTTTACAAATCGAATGTGGGCTCCTGGAAATCACTATTTTTACTGGTCAGGAAAGAAGAACGGTGAGACACCATATGGAGATGGGACGTATGTGTTAAAACTAACTGCACAAGATTCCTATAATCGTATTATTAAGAAAAATGTGAATGTCACGATTGATACGAAGGCACCCGTTGTAACGGTCGAGTCACCTTCTGTTTATAACGGTACAGGATATGCGACATCCTCATTCAATAATAATGAACAAGGAACGCTTACAGCCAAAATACTAGACTCAAAAGGAAACGCTATTAAAGTATTAACATACAATAAAGCCTATAATGCGGGTCCGCACATTATCAACTGGGATGGAACAGACCAGCAAAATGTTCCGGCTGCTAACGGAGATTATCAATTAAATTTAGTATTTACGGATTTAGCTGGAAACAAAGTTATAACTAATGGTTCACCTATTAAAGTAGAACGATAA
- a CDS encoding C39 family peptidase yields the protein MKKLFFALLFAFVIGGLFGFTQSNEQQTDSKKETTQKKESVTTGENGKVLVDHVPLIQQMPELDRGCEVTSLAMLLQHAGVDVNKMELAERIKKVDTPYRNENGTYYYGNPNDGFVGDIYTFDKMGYGVYHKPVAELAEEYLPGRIQDISGESFNNVLTNIENGSPVWIIINSDFSPLPESEFRTWNTPTGQVQITWKEHSVVITGFDREHVYVNDPLNQQSNRKLPLEKFKKAWEQMGSQAITYK from the coding sequence TTGAAGAAACTTTTTTTCGCCCTACTATTTGCATTTGTAATTGGAGGATTATTTGGATTTACACAAAGTAATGAACAGCAGACTGATAGTAAGAAAGAGACTACTCAAAAGAAAGAGAGCGTAACTACAGGTGAAAACGGGAAGGTACTCGTTGATCATGTTCCACTCATCCAACAGATGCCAGAATTAGACCGGGGATGCGAGGTTACTTCCTTAGCGATGCTCCTTCAACACGCTGGTGTGGATGTTAACAAGATGGAGCTTGCTGAAAGGATTAAGAAGGTAGATACTCCTTATAGAAATGAAAATGGAACTTATTATTACGGAAATCCTAATGATGGATTCGTCGGTGACATCTATACCTTTGATAAGATGGGATATGGTGTTTATCATAAACCGGTTGCAGAGTTAGCGGAAGAGTACTTGCCGGGAAGAATTCAGGATATAAGCGGTGAGAGCTTTAATAATGTGCTGACTAACATAGAAAATGGATCTCCGGTCTGGATTATAATCAACTCCGATTTTAGCCCATTGCCTGAAAGTGAATTTAGAACATGGAACACACCTACGGGACAAGTTCAGATTACTTGGAAGGAACACTCTGTTGTGATTACTGGATTTGATCGAGAACATGTTTATGTGAACGATCCGCTAAATCAGCAAAGTAACCGGAAACTGCCTCTAGAAAAGTTTAAAAAAGCTTGGGAACAGATGGGTTCACAAGCCATTACCTATAAGTAA
- a CDS encoding peptidoglycan-binding protein, whose product MENTVVKRLVMTSAFAGAFFAVPLVGEAALGDNTLKQGTTHADVQQLQSILKQKGYFKDSQTTTYFGPVTKKAVMDFQKANGLVVDGIVGKNTYSKLLQKSFQETAPKPAPVKPITAKPVSSKPAAKTSSKEMKLYSTGQAVMKLQKDLKFLGFFTYYKTTDYYGTITTEAVRKFQISQKLKATGVADAKTQEMIAKAVAAKKAPVAPPAPKPTPAPSKPATPPATSKPQPSTSKDLKFGTTGPEVKQLQTRLKNLGFFKYPMITDYFGTVTEDSVEAFQKAHGLPVTGIVTKTVLDKMTEVENKKPDPVKTPNEITINVIANAAELMGTPYVWAGTTPSGFDCSGFIQYVFAKENVSLPRTVAQMWNATTAVSKPAVGDLVFFETYASGPSHLGIYLGNDQFVHSGSSTGVTISNLTYKYWQDRYLGSKRINY is encoded by the coding sequence ATGGAGAACACGGTTGTAAAACGGTTAGTGATGACTTCTGCGTTTGCTGGTGCATTTTTTGCTGTTCCTCTCGTTGGTGAAGCCGCTCTAGGTGATAACACCCTTAAACAGGGGACAACGCATGCGGATGTTCAGCAGTTGCAATCCATTTTAAAGCAAAAAGGATACTTCAAAGATTCACAAACGACAACGTATTTTGGACCGGTTACAAAAAAGGCAGTTATGGATTTTCAGAAAGCGAACGGACTCGTGGTAGATGGGATCGTGGGGAAAAATACGTATAGCAAGCTGTTGCAGAAGTCGTTTCAAGAAACGGCCCCAAAACCAGCACCAGTAAAGCCAATAACAGCAAAGCCAGTTTCCTCAAAACCAGCGGCAAAGACTTCTTCCAAAGAGATGAAGCTTTATTCCACAGGACAAGCTGTCATGAAGCTTCAGAAAGATCTTAAGTTCCTTGGTTTTTTTACATATTATAAAACGACCGATTATTATGGAACGATCACAACAGAAGCGGTTCGAAAATTTCAGATCAGCCAAAAATTAAAAGCGACAGGCGTAGCTGATGCGAAAACGCAAGAAATGATCGCCAAAGCTGTGGCGGCTAAAAAAGCACCGGTGGCTCCACCTGCACCAAAACCAACGCCGGCCCCATCAAAACCGGCGACACCACCAGCAACATCAAAGCCCCAGCCAAGCACTTCTAAAGACTTGAAGTTCGGCACAACAGGACCGGAAGTCAAACAGTTACAAACGCGACTCAAGAATTTAGGTTTCTTCAAATATCCGATGATCACGGACTATTTCGGGACGGTCACAGAAGATAGTGTTGAAGCATTTCAAAAGGCACACGGTTTACCTGTCACAGGAATCGTAACCAAAACGGTTTTGGACAAGATGACTGAAGTGGAGAACAAAAAGCCAGACCCAGTTAAAACGCCGAATGAAATTACGATTAACGTGATTGCGAACGCGGCAGAACTTATGGGAACACCGTACGTTTGGGCAGGAACGACCCCGAGCGGTTTTGACTGTAGTGGCTTTATTCAATATGTGTTTGCAAAAGAGAACGTTTCACTTCCAAGAACGGTTGCTCAGATGTGGAACGCTACAACAGCTGTTTCTAAGCCAGCTGTTGGGGATCTCGTATTCTTTGAAACCTATGCCTCTGGTCCATCACACCTTGGCATCTATTTAGGAAACGATCAGTTCGTTCATAGCGGATCGAGCACGGGCGTGACGATCAGCAATCTTACTTATAAGTATTGGCAAGACCGATATCTCGGTTCTAAGCGTATTAATTACTAA
- the argH gene encoding argininosuccinate lyase has protein sequence MPSKDDFIKQEGSTFPGKTYGKHLLRPVFNDQRDYLFKHMFNIHRAHVVMLAEQDIINKCDAAKILRGVETVAKIDPQTLTYDPQFEDLFFMIEHRISEEIGPDLAGSMHMARSRNDMGIAMYRLVLREHILTLTESALLLATALQEKIDEHAETIMTAYTHTQPAQPTTLGHYLTAVLDILLRDIDRLQSAYKTVNCSPMGAAALSTTSFPIDRDKVCELLGFSKLIENSYDAVAGADYLIETATAVLTLMTNSGRWVGDFLQLVTREHDIIKVADPYVQISSIMPQKRNPVSIEHSRALASSSAGEALAAIHMIHNTPFGDIVDTEDDLQPHLYRSYEKANRVMHLMHAVIRTMEVNKDRALARAKTSCITITELADYLAKEKSVPFRTAHKIASAIAKKCSLEKIELNELPLQMVQQILSSHQQHLSLSQKDWDDIICPVQFVKRRRIQGGPNHDEVRRMAGVRRTVINDLVKDVEQRKSTQTTAENKLQCAICSLIEGN, from the coding sequence ATGCCATCCAAAGACGATTTTATCAAACAAGAAGGTTCAACATTCCCAGGTAAAACATACGGGAAACACTTACTGCGACCGGTATTCAACGACCAAAGAGACTATCTTTTTAAACATATGTTTAACATTCACCGCGCACATGTTGTGATGCTTGCTGAGCAAGATATCATAAATAAATGTGATGCCGCAAAAATACTCAGAGGAGTTGAAACCGTAGCAAAAATCGACCCACAAACACTAACCTACGATCCACAATTCGAAGATTTATTTTTCATGATCGAGCACAGAATAAGTGAAGAAATAGGGCCTGATCTCGCGGGTAGTATGCATATGGCACGTAGCAGGAACGACATGGGAATCGCCATGTACCGCCTTGTGCTCCGAGAACACATCCTGACACTTACAGAAAGCGCACTATTACTCGCAACAGCCCTTCAAGAAAAAATAGACGAACATGCCGAAACCATCATGACGGCCTATACCCACACCCAACCCGCACAGCCGACAACGCTCGGCCATTACTTAACAGCTGTGCTAGACATCCTTTTACGAGATATCGACCGTCTTCAATCTGCTTACAAAACTGTGAACTGTTCACCAATGGGAGCGGCAGCACTCTCTACAACGAGTTTTCCAATCGACCGCGATAAAGTTTGTGAACTGCTCGGTTTCTCTAAACTTATTGAGAACTCGTACGACGCAGTTGCAGGTGCTGATTATTTGATAGAAACAGCGACTGCTGTTTTAACGTTGATGACGAACAGCGGTCGTTGGGTTGGAGACTTCCTTCAGCTCGTTACCCGTGAACACGACATCATAAAAGTTGCAGACCCATACGTGCAGATCAGCTCGATCATGCCGCAAAAACGAAATCCGGTTTCCATCGAACACTCGCGGGCTCTTGCCAGTTCATCAGCAGGAGAGGCACTCGCGGCAATCCATATGATTCACAATACTCCTTTCGGCGATATCGTGGATACCGAGGACGATCTTCAGCCACATTTATATAGAAGTTATGAAAAAGCGAACAGGGTGATGCACCTCATGCATGCGGTCATCCGGACGATGGAAGTGAACAAAGATCGAGCTTTAGCTCGTGCGAAAACATCTTGTATCACGATTACAGAGCTTGCGGACTACTTAGCAAAAGAAAAGAGTGTTCCATTTCGAACAGCTCACAAAATAGCGAGCGCAATCGCGAAGAAGTGCTCATTAGAAAAGATCGAACTTAACGAACTACCTCTTCAAATGGTTCAACAAATCTTGTCCTCTCATCAACAACATCTATCTCTCAGCCAAAAAGATTGGGATGACATCATCTGTCCGGTTCAATTCGTGAAAAGACGCCGCATTCAAGGCGGTCCGAATCACGATGAGGTGAGGAGGATGGCTGGAGTACGACGCACTGTGATAAATGATCTAGTGAAGGATGTTGAGCAAAGGAAATCGACCCAAACTACAGCAGAAAATAAGCTGCAATGTGCAATTTGTAGTCTAATAGAAGGAAATTAA
- a CDS encoding NlpC/P60 family protein — MKKSFVTKALGTIALAAVVFVSNPLSADAALGDRQLKQGMTHKEVKDLQVALKKTGHFTYNQGYTTYYGTYTKSAVSKFQKQYRLKATGVADKNTIKLIKQKAAAVKVVAKKAPAKKATVKTFNVNAAKKLQGVRYTYGGTSPQTGFDCSGYVSYVMKQQGVSLPRRSQDMYNTGKKVSSLLPGDLVFYNTSGKGVSHVAIYIGNGQIIHSASKNVKVDSMSSSYWKQRYVGAKRVL; from the coding sequence ATGAAGAAATCTTTTGTTACAAAAGCCTTAGGTACAATTGCATTAGCTGCTGTAGTATTTGTCTCAAATCCTTTATCTGCAGACGCTGCTCTAGGAGATCGACAATTAAAGCAAGGTATGACACATAAAGAAGTTAAAGATCTACAAGTCGCTTTAAAGAAAACTGGCCACTTTACATATAATCAAGGTTATACAACGTATTATGGTACATATACGAAAAGTGCGGTAAGTAAGTTTCAAAAACAATATCGCTTAAAAGCAACAGGAGTTGCGGATAAGAATACGATTAAACTCATCAAACAAAAAGCTGCAGCAGTAAAGGTAGTTGCCAAAAAAGCACCAGCAAAAAAAGCAACGGTGAAAACATTTAACGTAAACGCAGCTAAAAAGCTTCAAGGTGTTAGATATACATATGGCGGAACAAGCCCACAAACCGGATTTGATTGCAGCGGTTACGTATCTTATGTAATGAAGCAACAAGGAGTTAGTTTGCCAAGGCGCTCTCAAGATATGTACAACACAGGAAAGAAAGTATCTTCTCTTCTTCCGGGAGACCTAGTGTTTTATAACACGAGCGGAAAAGGAGTCTCTCACGTTGCGATCTATATCGGGAACGGACAGATCATCCATAGTGCTTCTAAGAATGTAAAAGTAGATAGCATGAGTTCAAGCTATTGGAAACAACGTTATGTTGGAGCAAAACGAGTTTTATAA
- a CDS encoding penicillin-binding transpeptidase domain-containing protein, with amino-acid sequence MKNFYRIIVLVALCFVFLTACSEPPKPESTVKKYMAAWQKQDFESMYDMLDSKSKKSISKKEFVDRYTTIYGGIEAADLKVKASGKVKQNEKEEEKAQSSYSVKMNTLAGPVDYTHKIKLNLEEKEDTESWRIEWNPSHIFPQMKEGDKISASSIAPKRGAILDREGNPLAFNGTAYEVSIVPQELPEDQSKTIVPLAKILGMTPEEVQKKLDQPWVKPEYSVPIKKMQTDNPDIQKAVALEGVQSPKAETRLYPLGEAAAHLTGYIAQVNADDLKKLEGKGYTAQDFVGKAGLERLYEEQLRGQAGGVIKVLTSEKEEKAVVAENEVVNGKDVKMTIDSGVQKSIYAQLNGDVGTSSAIHPKTGEVLALVNSPAYNPNEYTLGMTEAVSKKWRDNPKNPSLNRFVYTYAPGSVLKPITAAIGMENGTLNQNDVMNVSGKSWQKDKSWGKYTVTRVSAVPSVNLEKALIYSDNIYFAQAALKMGQEPFVNSLKKFGFGEDLPLANPSTIGEEGMTEVQLADSGYGQGKIEMSPLHLGISYTPFLNNGNLLKPQILQDESAGQPTVLKENVISEETAAILRDDMSKVVSNSAGTAHDAYMAKLPLAGKTGTAELKASKEDKNGMELGWFVAYNTENPSLLVTMMIEDVKGRGGSHYLVPKVKKVFEDHVK; translated from the coding sequence TTGAAGAATTTTTATAGAATCATCGTATTGGTAGCACTTTGTTTTGTCTTTTTGACGGCGTGTTCTGAACCGCCAAAGCCAGAATCAACGGTGAAAAAGTATATGGCCGCGTGGCAAAAACAAGATTTTGAGAGTATGTACGACATGCTAGATTCGAAGTCTAAGAAATCTATCTCGAAAAAAGAATTCGTAGATCGGTACACCACGATCTATGGTGGCATTGAAGCTGCAGATCTAAAAGTAAAAGCTTCAGGGAAAGTAAAACAAAATGAGAAAGAAGAAGAAAAGGCTCAATCCTCTTATTCTGTAAAAATGAACACACTTGCGGGTCCAGTGGACTACACGCATAAAATAAAACTGAACCTAGAAGAAAAAGAAGATACAGAGAGTTGGAGAATCGAGTGGAATCCGTCACACATTTTTCCTCAGATGAAGGAAGGGGATAAGATTTCGGCTTCATCCATCGCCCCAAAGCGCGGAGCGATCTTAGACCGTGAAGGAAATCCGCTAGCATTTAACGGAACAGCTTATGAGGTATCGATCGTTCCGCAAGAACTGCCGGAAGATCAAAGCAAAACGATCGTCCCACTCGCAAAAATTTTAGGTATGACACCAGAAGAAGTTCAGAAAAAACTGGATCAGCCTTGGGTTAAGCCTGAATATAGCGTTCCAATTAAAAAAATGCAGACGGATAACCCAGATATTCAAAAAGCCGTCGCACTAGAAGGCGTGCAGTCACCGAAAGCTGAAACGAGACTGTATCCGCTAGGAGAAGCGGCAGCCCATCTAACAGGTTACATCGCACAAGTGAACGCAGATGACCTGAAGAAGTTAGAAGGAAAAGGATATACCGCGCAAGATTTTGTCGGTAAAGCTGGACTCGAGAGATTGTACGAAGAACAGCTTCGCGGTCAAGCGGGTGGAGTTATAAAAGTACTTACGAGTGAAAAAGAAGAAAAAGCGGTTGTCGCAGAAAATGAGGTCGTTAACGGTAAAGACGTGAAAATGACGATTGATAGCGGCGTGCAGAAATCTATCTATGCACAACTTAACGGGGATGTGGGAACTTCATCTGCCATCCACCCAAAAACGGGGGAAGTGCTCGCACTCGTGAACAGTCCTGCCTATAACCCGAATGAGTACACACTCGGAATGACAGAAGCAGTAAGTAAAAAATGGCGGGATAACCCGAAAAATCCATCGCTCAATCGTTTCGTATACACGTATGCACCTGGTTCCGTATTGAAACCAATTACGGCTGCAATCGGAATGGAAAACGGAACACTCAATCAGAATGATGTGATGAATGTGAGCGGAAAGTCATGGCAAAAAGATAAATCGTGGGGCAAGTATACGGTAACTCGTGTAAGCGCAGTGCCAAGTGTGAACCTTGAAAAGGCACTCATCTACTCAGACAACATTTACTTTGCCCAAGCTGCATTGAAAATGGGGCAAGAACCGTTCGTGAACAGCTTGAAAAAGTTCGGATTTGGCGAAGATCTGCCACTCGCGAATCCTTCTACAATAGGCGAAGAGGGAATGACCGAAGTACAGCTCGCAGATAGCGGATATGGTCAAGGAAAGATCGAGATGAGTCCGCTTCACCTTGGAATCTCGTATACGCCATTTTTAAATAACGGTAATCTTTTGAAACCGCAGATTCTTCAAGATGAATCGGCTGGTCAGCCAACTGTTTTGAAGGAAAATGTGATATCTGAAGAAACGGCAGCGATCCTTCGAGATGATATGTCGAAAGTGGTCTCAAACTCAGCGGGAACAGCGCATGACGCCTATATGGCCAAGTTGCCGCTTGCTGGTAAAACGGGAACGGCAGAACTCAAAGCCAGTAAAGAAGATAAAAACGGTATGGAGTTAGGCTGGTTTGTGGCTTACAATACCGAGAACCCGTCACTCCTCGTTACGATGATGATTGAAGATGTAAAGGGCAGAGGCGGTAGCCACTATTTGGTGCCTAAGGTGAAGAAGGTTTTCGAAGATCATGTGAAATAA